Below is a window of Eschrichtius robustus isolate mEscRob2 chromosome 13, mEscRob2.pri, whole genome shotgun sequence DNA.
GGGCACTGAGCCCATCTACCAACCACCTTCAGCCTGGGTGCCGGCTGGGGGGCTGGTGGGGCTGGCACTGCTGGGAGCCCTGCTCACGCTTCGGTGGCCACGTCCATTCACAGTTCTGGGCACAGCCCTGCTGGGTGCTGCGGTGCTGGTGGCCTGTGCTGACTACTTCCTGGAGGGGCTGGCACTGGGCAGTCGGCTGGGCCAGCGCTTGCAGGCACTTCCAGCCTTGCCTCCTCTCTGCTGGTATAGCTGGGTCTTGCTGGGGACCTGGCCAGCCCTGGGGGCCCTTGGGGCCCTGGCCCAGTGGAAGCTCATGGATGAGGAACGTGGAGGCCACACCAATGGTGAGTTACTGCCATGGTACAGAAAGCAGCCAACCTGTGCCTTCTTATGTCCCTGGTTCCCAGACTTGAGGAGGGGAAGGCGGAAAATACACTTGAGGCAAAAGGCAGAGGTGTCTAAGGTGAATGGGGCAGGGCACTGAAGAAAGTTAGAGTTGGAGGAGCCAAAGTTCTGGGTAAGAATGAGAAGAGTCATTGTCGGTGGGGGGGAGCAGGGAAGAGTTATTGGGGACTGATATGGAAGGACAGGAAGATGTCAGGGAAGTCCAGAAGGAAAGGGTAGGAGGATTACAAAGAAAAGTTTCTTTAGAATAACTGGGGGGGAAATGAGATTTGAGAGAGACGTAACAGGGAGACTGAATGGGTTTCTCTAGAGTATGAGTGTATTTGGGGGTGGGTTTCAGAGTCTTAAGAGGCCTCCCTGAGTCTGTATTGCCCCCTCCCAAGCAGTGGTCTTGAGCCACCAGCGAAGGCATCTCCAACTCCTTCGGATCCGTCAGCAAGAGGCTAAGTGGCACCGGACCTCCCCTGGGGTGGGGCTCTGTGAGGGCAGCTACCGGCGCCCGCTCCACCCCAGCGCCCGGAGCCCTGCTGACAGTCTGGCTCCAGTGAGTGGAGGGGTAGGGGGTGCTCAGGGGCATGGGAGAGAGGGCACATGGGGATGCTTAGGGTGGAGGGGGGCTCTGACCCAGCCCCTTTCTTCTGCCCTCTCTGCCCTGTGCCCCTCCAGAGCTATCTCCAGAGCCTTCGAGAGCGCCAGCTGGGACCAGGCACCCAGGCCACAGCTCCCCACACTGTCCTGGACCTGGATTCTGACTGTGGTTCCACTGTACCCCTCACCACACCTTCTGGTTCCACCCGGACCTGAGCCTAAATCTCCACTGATGCCCTCACCCCTAGCAAGGGCCTGGGAACACTAGGTGGGCAGGGCCTAGGCCCACAGGATCCAACACAAACTTCCCCACCTCTTGGGGATGGAATCTGTGCTCCAACCCAGAGCAGCCCTGTAGGGATATGTTTTAGGTACAGATAGAGAGGAATCttgtggagaagggagaggaatggAAATATGAGTACCTACCTCTGTCCAATAATAGAGGTGCCTTGGTCCCTAAAGTAAGTGACTCCCTAATTCCCTCCAAACCAAACCAAGGAGGACCGTTACCCAAATAGCCTTCTATATACCCGCCTCAGTGTGCCTCACAATGGTAAAAtaaggggttttgtttttgtaggaccTATAGAAAATCAGGAAGCCCCCTAAAGCACTTGATAGCTTTTTGATGGGGAGAAGGGCAACAGAGGAGCTCAAGGATCCCTAATCCCCAGGTCCCTCATTAGGGGGCAGTTGGGTTCCTGGTTAGCCTTTCCCTCTGGACCCTGTAGGCTCAAGCCCCCTTCTCCTACCTCAGTTGGGGGTACTGTCCTCCATGgtgcttccctttcctttcttcttaatgTGGGGAAGACCACAGGGCAGTGCCTGGCTCAGCACCCACCTTCCCCCAAAGCTGGCTTCTTGCTCCAAGGAGAGAGCATTGGCCCACATGCCAGAGTCTTGCCCTTTTGCCCAAAGGAGCCTGGTCTTCAGGGCTGCGTGAAAGACAAGTGCCTTCTCTGCCTCTCATTATAGGTGACACTAATCTCCTTAACCAGAACATTGTCCCAGCCACTAACCCATTCTAACTCTCCACTACCCCTGATTCTCCTGCCCAAAGTCTGTTCCCTGGTTCCCCAGACAGCATGAAGGAAGATATGTCCCTGCCCCGGGGAAGCAAGG
It encodes the following:
- the LOC137774969 gene encoding transmembrane protein 198-like isoform X1 — its product is MEEALLPLAMTSDPRPFNQQLPEPPDPRCVLEPQDNPELAPALVCALCCCFGIIYCCFGYRCFKAVMFLSGLLSGALVIFLLCHKERVLETQLSLEVSAGIALGIGLLCGLVTMLVRSVGLFLTGLLLGLTLGAGVLLGTEPIYQPPSAWVPAGGLVGLALLGALLTLRWPRPFTVLGTALLGAAVLVACADYFLEGLALGSRLGQRLQALPALPPLCWYSWVLLGTWPALGALGALAQWKLMDEERGGHTNAVVLSHQRRHLQLLRIRQQEAKWHRTSPGVGLCEGSYRRPLHPSARSPADSLAPSYLQSLRERQLGPGTQATAPHTVLDLDSDCGSTVPLTTPSGSTRT
- the LOC137774969 gene encoding transmembrane protein 198-like isoform X2 — translated: MEEALLPLAMTSDPRPFNQQLPEPPDPRCVLEPQDNPELAPALVCALCCCFGIIYCCFGYRCFKAVMFLSGLLSGALVIFLLCHKERVLETQLSLEVSAGIALGIGLLCGLVTMLVRSVGLFLTGLLLGLTLGAGVLLGTEPIYQPPSAWVPAGGLVGLALLGALLTLRWPRPFTVLGTALLGAAVLVACADYFLEGLALGSRLGQRLQALPALPPLCWYSWVLLGTWPALGALGALAQWKLMDEERGGHTNVVLSHQRRHLQLLRIRQQEAKWHRTSPGVGLCEGSYRRPLHPSARSPADSLAPSYLQSLRERQLGPGTQATAPHTVLDLDSDCGSTVPLTTPSGSTRT
- the LOC137774969 gene encoding transmembrane protein 198-like isoform X3 → MFLSGLLSGALVIFLLCHKERVLETQLSLEVSAGIALGIGLLCGLVTMLVRSVGLFLTGLLLGLTLGAGVLLGTEPIYQPPSAWVPAGGLVGLALLGALLTLRWPRPFTVLGTALLGAAVLVACADYFLEGLALGSRLGQRLQALPALPPLCWYSWVLLGTWPALGALGALAQWKLMDEERGGHTNAVVLSHQRRHLQLLRIRQQEAKWHRTSPGVGLCEGSYRRPLHPSARSPADSLAPSYLQSLRERQLGPGTQATAPHTVLDLDSDCGSTVPLTTPSGSTRT